From a region of the Myroides sp. JBRI-B21084 genome:
- a CDS encoding efflux RND transporter periplasmic adaptor subunit: MIKKAFVFLAFSLAFLNISCQSNKEEKHEKHTFSVTSPIEKDTIILKEYVAQIRSVNHIELRAQEKGYLQKIYVDEGQFVKKGQLLFKIMPNLYEADANKAKAEANYALIEYKNTKQLYDTKVVSANELALSKAKYDKAQAELASTKTHLQFTEIRAPFDGIIDRFHVRLGSLITEGDLLTELADNSKMWVYFNVPEAEYLDQMAHKTKNAKLQVDLKMANGEMFDHKGVVETIEADFDNETGNIAYRATFPNPQGLLRFGQTGNIVINTPFKHAVLIPQKATFEVLDKKYVYVVTKDNVVKAREIKIAAEISHVYIVNAGLQTSDKILLDGLRLVKENEKISYKFVQSAKVLSNLELYAE, from the coding sequence ATGATAAAAAAAGCATTCGTTTTTTTAGCCTTTTCATTGGCTTTTTTAAACATATCGTGTCAATCTAATAAAGAAGAAAAACACGAAAAACATACCTTTTCAGTAACAAGTCCTATTGAAAAAGATACTATAATTTTAAAAGAATATGTTGCACAAATACGCTCTGTAAACCATATTGAGTTACGTGCACAAGAAAAAGGATATCTTCAAAAAATATATGTAGATGAAGGTCAATTTGTTAAAAAGGGTCAATTACTTTTTAAGATAATGCCTAATTTGTACGAAGCCGATGCGAATAAAGCAAAAGCCGAAGCTAACTACGCTTTAATTGAATATAAAAATACCAAACAGTTGTATGATACTAAAGTGGTGTCTGCTAACGAACTTGCGCTTTCTAAAGCAAAGTACGATAAAGCACAAGCTGAATTAGCATCAACAAAAACACACTTACAATTTACTGAAATTCGCGCTCCTTTTGATGGAATTATAGACCGTTTTCATGTGCGTTTGGGTAGCTTAATAACCGAAGGCGATTTGCTAACAGAACTAGCCGACAATAGTAAAATGTGGGTGTATTTTAACGTGCCCGAAGCTGAATATTTAGACCAAATGGCACACAAAACAAAAAATGCCAAATTACAAGTAGACTTAAAAATGGCTAACGGTGAAATGTTTGACCATAAAGGTGTGGTAGAAACTATAGAGGCAGATTTTGATAATGAAACAGGTAATATTGCTTACCGTGCAACTTTTCCAAATCCACAAGGGTTATTACGTTTTGGGCAAACAGGTAATATTGTTATTAATACTCCATTTAAGCACGCTGTTTTAATTCCTCAAAAAGCAACATTTGAAGTGCTAGATAAAAAATATGTTTATGTAGTTACAAAAGATAATGTTGTAAAAGCACGTGAGATAAAAATTGCTGCCGAAATTTCTCATGTTTATATTGTTAATGCTGGTTTACAAACAAGCGATAAGATATTACTTGATGGGTTACGACTTGTTAAAGAAAACGAAAAAATTTCGTACAAGTTTGTTCAATCTGCAAAAGTGTTATCAAATCTTGAATTATATGCAGAATAA
- a CDS encoding efflux RND transporter permease subunit yields the protein MFKKIIHRPVFAIVISVIILFVGSLAIKQLPTSQFPQIAPTTVSVFIAYPGASADVLVKSSLITLENAINGVQGMRYISTDATSAGEATLNVVFDPGTDPNEAVVLVKTRIDQVMPLLPELVQKEGVVVTPIQPSMLMYVNLYSKNKSMDEKFLYNYATVNIIPEINRVKGIAKSQILGSRRYAMRVWLNPERMRAYNISVDEVMNAIGEQSIIGRPGRIGQSSGIKAQSLEYVLTYKGQYNKPEEYESIIIRANSQGESIKLKDIAKVELGSEFFDIYSNLDGDPSASIVLKQNYGSNANEVIEQVKVKLEEMKQNFPPGVDYKISYDVSNFLDASIEQVIHTLRDAFLLVALVVFIFLGDWRSTIIPIIAVPVSLVGAFFFIQLFGLSINLVTLFALVLAIGIVVDDAIVVVEAVHAKMEEKHISPYKAVKEVMGEISGAIIAITMVMVSVFLPISFMTGPVGTFYRQFSITMASSIVISAVIALTLTPVLCAMLLKNNHGKPKKVTILTRFIDSFNRMFDKLTGKYVSILKRIVNRKSVTWAVLFVFCGAIYVQNQFLPGGFIPSEDQGTIYAIIQTPPGSTLEQTNQVARNLQKICEEVPGIESVSSLAGYEIMTEGRGSNAGTCLINLKNWNDREHSVTEIMEELEAKTRNLGAVIEFFEPPAIPGFGSSGGFSMRLLDQNATTDYHEFDKINKEFMANLNKRKELTGVFTFFAANYPQYELEIDNNAAMQKGVSIGKAMENLNILIGSTYEQGFIRFGQFFKVYVQSSPEFRSLPSDILKLYVKNDSGEMVPYSAFMKLKKTQGPNEITRYNMYNSASIRGLPAPGYTTADAIKAINETAVKTLPHGYKIAWEGLSFDEAQRGNESLYVFAVVIIFVYLVLAAQYESFILPFAVILSLPIGIFGSLFMLKAMGLANDIYAQVGLIMLIGLLGKNAVLIVEFAIQKRQSGATILNAAIEAATVRFRPILMTSFAFIAGLIPLIFAHGAGAIGNHTIGASALGGMLFGTVFGVVIIPGLYFIFAKIADGKKMIKKEHETPLTEDLF from the coding sequence ATGTTTAAAAAAATTATACACAGACCCGTTTTTGCAATTGTAATTTCGGTCATCATTCTATTTGTTGGTTCATTAGCTATTAAGCAATTACCAACATCACAATTTCCGCAAATCGCTCCAACAACTGTAAGTGTTTTTATTGCCTATCCAGGTGCAAGTGCCGATGTTTTAGTAAAATCATCTTTAATTACTTTAGAAAACGCTATAAATGGAGTACAAGGTATGCGGTACATTTCTACCGATGCAACAAGTGCGGGCGAAGCTACTTTAAACGTGGTTTTTGATCCTGGTACCGATCCAAATGAAGCTGTAGTTTTAGTTAAAACTCGTATTGATCAGGTAATGCCGTTATTACCCGAATTGGTTCAGAAAGAAGGGGTTGTAGTAACACCCATTCAGCCAAGTATGCTTATGTACGTAAATCTATACAGTAAAAATAAAAGTATGGACGAAAAGTTTCTGTACAATTATGCAACTGTAAATATTATTCCCGAAATAAATCGTGTGAAAGGTATCGCAAAATCGCAAATTTTAGGAAGCCGCCGCTATGCTATGCGTGTTTGGCTAAATCCAGAACGTATGCGTGCATATAACATTTCTGTTGATGAGGTTATGAATGCTATTGGCGAACAAAGTATTATTGGTCGTCCAGGCCGTATTGGTCAAAGTTCAGGTATTAAAGCTCAATCTTTAGAATATGTATTAACATATAAAGGGCAATACAATAAACCTGAAGAATACGAAAGTATTATTATACGTGCCAATTCACAAGGCGAAAGCATAAAATTAAAAGATATTGCTAAGGTTGAGTTAGGTAGTGAATTTTTTGATATCTATTCAAATTTAGATGGCGATCCTTCAGCATCAATCGTTCTAAAACAAAATTACGGCAGTAATGCTAACGAAGTGATTGAACAAGTTAAGGTGAAATTAGAGGAAATGAAACAAAATTTCCCTCCGGGCGTTGATTATAAAATTAGTTACGACGTTTCAAATTTCTTAGACGCTTCTATAGAACAAGTAATACATACATTGCGCGATGCTTTTTTATTAGTTGCATTAGTAGTTTTTATTTTCTTAGGCGATTGGCGATCTACTATTATTCCAATTATTGCGGTACCTGTTTCATTGGTAGGTGCGTTCTTTTTTATACAACTTTTTGGCTTGTCAATTAACCTAGTAACGTTATTTGCATTAGTATTAGCAATTGGTATTGTGGTTGATGACGCTATTGTTGTGGTTGAAGCCGTACATGCCAAAATGGAAGAAAAGCATATATCGCCCTACAAAGCTGTTAAAGAAGTTATGGGCGAAATTAGTGGTGCAATTATAGCAATTACCATGGTAATGGTGTCGGTTTTTTTACCAATTTCATTCATGACCGGACCTGTAGGAACATTTTACCGTCAGTTCTCAATAACTATGGCAAGTTCTATAGTAATTTCAGCAGTAATAGCACTTACTTTAACCCCAGTTTTATGTGCAATGTTACTAAAAAATAATCACGGGAAACCCAAAAAAGTAACAATACTAACCCGTTTTATAGATTCGTTTAATAGAATGTTTGATAAACTTACAGGTAAATATGTTTCTATTTTAAAACGAATTGTAAATCGTAAATCGGTAACCTGGGCAGTTTTATTTGTTTTTTGTGGAGCAATATACGTACAAAATCAATTTTTACCTGGTGGGTTTATTCCAAGTGAAGATCAAGGAACTATCTACGCTATCATTCAAACACCACCAGGTTCAACTTTAGAACAAACCAATCAAGTGGCTCGTAATCTTCAAAAAATTTGTGAAGAAGTACCAGGTATTGAATCGGTTTCTTCGTTAGCAGGTTATGAAATTATGACCGAAGGGCGTGGTTCTAACGCAGGTACCTGTTTAATCAATCTTAAAAATTGGAACGATCGGGAGCATTCTGTAACCGAAATAATGGAAGAGCTAGAAGCTAAAACTAGAAATTTAGGAGCTGTAATTGAATTTTTTGAGCCGCCAGCAATTCCTGGTTTTGGTTCTTCGGGCGGATTTTCAATGCGTTTGTTAGATCAAAACGCTACTACAGATTATCATGAGTTTGATAAAATTAATAAAGAATTCATGGCAAATCTTAACAAACGGAAAGAACTAACAGGGGTGTTTACATTTTTTGCAGCCAATTATCCACAATACGAACTAGAAATTGACAATAATGCAGCCATGCAAAAAGGTGTTTCTATTGGTAAAGCTATGGAAAATCTTAATATTTTAATTGGTAGTACGTATGAACAAGGCTTTATACGTTTTGGACAGTTTTTTAAAGTGTATGTGCAATCATCACCCGAATTTAGAAGCTTACCAAGTGATATTTTAAAGCTTTATGTAAAAAATGATAGTGGGGAAATGGTTCCTTATTCGGCTTTTATGAAACTTAAAAAAACACAAGGGCCAAACGAAATTACACGTTATAATATGTACAATTCTGCATCAATTCGCGGGTTACCTGCACCGGGATATACAACCGCCGATGCTATTAAGGCAATTAACGAAACTGCAGTAAAAACATTACCACATGGTTATAAAATTGCATGGGAAGGTTTATCGTTTGATGAAGCACAACGCGGAAACGAATCGCTATATGTTTTTGCAGTAGTTATTATTTTCGTGTATTTAGTATTAGCTGCCCAATATGAAAGTTTTATTTTACCTTTTGCAGTTATTTTATCGTTACCAATAGGAATTTTTGGTTCGCTTTTTATGTTAAAAGCAATGGGATTAGCAAATGATATATATGCACAAGTTGGTTTAATTATGTTAATTGGTCTTTTGGGTAAAAATGCAGTGCTTATTGTTGAATTTGCTATTCAGAAAAGGCAAAGCGGTGCCACAATTTTAAACGCTGCAATTGAAGCTGCAACAGTACGTTTTAGACCCATTTTAATGACTTCTTTTGCATTTATTGCAGGATTAATACCATTAATTTTTGCCCATGGCGCCGGGGCTATTGGTAATCACACAATTGGTGCATCGGCACTTGGCGGTATGTTATTTGGTACTGTTTTCGGAGTTGTAATTATTCCAGGGTTATATTTCATATTTGCTAAAATTGCCGACGGCAAAAAAATGATTAAGAAAGAACACGAAACTCCTTTAACCGAAGATTTATTTTAA
- a CDS encoding TolC family protein — MNNFKLLKYAVLSCILLNFASCKSIDIKEKVENKTVPENFGVISSDTLSVAKINWKDYFTDEHLQNLIEMALQNNQEMNILMQEIDITKNEIRIKKSEYLPSVGIKAGTGFEKAARFTNIGAMEATTNIAPGKEMPEPLGDLGIGLVANWEIDIWGKLHHAKNAAIKRYLATVEGKKFMQTQLVAEIAQSYYELLALDNELEIVQQNIEIQNNALNVVKLLKEAARTNELAVKRFQAQVLKTTGLQYQIKQRIVETENKINFLVGRFPQTIQRTTTGFEKLIPTKISTGIPAELLTNRPDIKKAELLLEAAKLDIKYAKARFYPSVGISAGIGYGAFNPSYLLKPESLMYSLAGDLMAPLLNRNAIKAEYKNANAKQIQAVYNYEQTVLMAYVEVVNQLSKIKNLENSINLKQQEVDALNQSITISNNLFKSARADYMEVLLTQREALDAKFELIETKMQQMQSSISVYKALGGGWN; from the coding sequence ATGAATAATTTTAAACTATTAAAGTATGCAGTATTAAGCTGCATACTTTTAAACTTTGCATCTTGCAAATCAATTGATATAAAAGAAAAGGTAGAAAACAAAACGGTACCTGAAAATTTTGGTGTCATTTCTAGCGATACTTTAAGTGTAGCAAAAATTAATTGGAAAGATTATTTTACCGATGAACATTTACAAAACCTAATTGAAATGGCTTTGCAGAATAATCAGGAAATGAATATTTTAATGCAAGAAATTGATATTACAAAAAATGAAATTCGTATAAAAAAATCAGAATATTTACCATCTGTTGGCATAAAAGCGGGTACAGGTTTTGAAAAAGCTGCTCGTTTTACAAATATCGGTGCCATGGAAGCCACTACAAATATAGCACCAGGTAAAGAAATGCCTGAACCTTTGGGTGATTTAGGAATAGGTTTAGTAGCAAATTGGGAAATTGATATCTGGGGTAAATTGCATCATGCTAAAAATGCAGCAATAAAACGCTATTTAGCAACCGTTGAAGGTAAAAAGTTTATGCAAACACAGTTGGTTGCAGAAATTGCGCAATCTTACTACGAATTATTAGCTTTAGATAACGAATTAGAAATTGTACAACAAAACATTGAAATACAAAATAACGCATTAAATGTTGTAAAACTTTTAAAAGAAGCTGCTCGTACAAACGAATTAGCTGTAAAACGCTTTCAGGCACAAGTTTTAAAAACAACTGGTTTGCAATACCAAATAAAACAACGTATTGTTGAAACTGAAAATAAAATTAATTTTTTAGTAGGAAGATTTCCGCAAACTATACAAAGAACTACCACTGGATTTGAAAAATTAATTCCAACTAAAATTTCAACTGGGATTCCTGCAGAATTGTTAACCAATCGCCCCGATATTAAAAAAGCCGAATTATTGCTTGAGGCTGCAAAATTAGATATTAAATATGCAAAAGCGCGTTTTTATCCATCGGTTGGTATATCAGCGGGGATAGGATATGGTGCTTTTAATCCTAGTTATTTATTAAAACCAGAGTCGTTAATGTATTCATTAGCAGGTGATTTAATGGCTCCGCTTTTGAATAGAAACGCTATTAAAGCCGAGTATAAAAATGCAAATGCCAAACAAATTCAAGCAGTTTATAATTATGAACAAACGGTATTAATGGCCTATGTTGAGGTTGTTAATCAATTATCAAAAATTAAAAATTTAGAAAATAGTATTAACTTAAAACAACAAGAGGTTGATGCTTTAAATCAATCGATTACTATTTCTAATAATTTATTTAAATCGGCACGGGCAGATTATATGGAGGTTTTATTAACCCAAAGAGAAGCTTTAGATGCAAAGTTTGAATTAATTGAAACAAAAATGCAACAAATGCAAAGTTCAATTTCTGTTTACAAAGCGCTTGGCGGTGGATGGAATTAA
- a CDS encoding hemin-degrading factor yields the protein MTTTADLKTQWNQLKKEQPHLRIRNAAEKLGVSEMELLATRIGNGVIRLRPEMKEILTEIESLGKVMALTRNNECVHERKGVYLNGDFSNPHAGLFVGDDIDLRIFLGHWKKVFAVVEENARGISKSIQFFGKDGEAIHKIFLTDDSNEQAYETLVEKYKSTIQETFETIEAYNVNLDEKPDNEIDTAGFKQAWLNLKDTHDFFAMLRKFGVTRTQALRLAPSTNHAQQISKNDIVTMLEEVAKEKTPIMVFVGNKANIQIHTGIIRKTMWHQDWFNIMDPDFNLHLDMSKIAQTWVVRKPTEDGIVTAIEVFNEMGEIIVQFFGKRKPGIPELDIWRKTIENLN from the coding sequence ATGACTACAACAGCAGATTTAAAAACTCAGTGGAATCAACTTAAAAAAGAACAACCACACTTACGTATACGCAATGCAGCTGAAAAATTAGGAGTAAGCGAAATGGAGCTTTTAGCTACGAGAATAGGAAATGGCGTTATACGTTTACGACCAGAAATGAAAGAAATTTTAACCGAAATTGAATCACTAGGAAAAGTAATGGCTTTAACACGCAACAACGAATGTGTACACGAACGCAAAGGAGTGTATTTAAACGGCGACTTTTCTAACCCACATGCTGGTTTATTTGTAGGCGATGATATTGATTTACGCATTTTTTTAGGGCATTGGAAAAAAGTTTTTGCTGTGGTTGAAGAAAACGCGCGTGGAATTTCAAAAAGCATACAGTTTTTTGGTAAAGATGGCGAAGCTATTCACAAAATATTTTTAACCGATGATAGCAATGAGCAAGCCTATGAAACCTTGGTAGAAAAATACAAAAGCACTATTCAAGAAACATTTGAAACTATAGAAGCTTACAATGTAAACTTAGACGAAAAACCAGACAACGAAATTGATACAGCTGGTTTTAAACAAGCTTGGTTAAATTTAAAAGATACGCACGATTTTTTTGCTATGTTGCGCAAATTTGGTGTAACACGCACACAAGCCTTGCGTTTGGCACCATCAACCAACCATGCGCAACAAATTTCTAAAAATGATATTGTTACAATGTTAGAAGAAGTTGCAAAAGAAAAAACACCAATTATGGTTTTTGTAGGCAACAAAGCCAATATACAAATTCATACGGGAATTATTCGTAAAACCATGTGGCACCAAGATTGGTTTAATATAATGGATCCTGATTTTAACTTACATTTAGATATGAGCAAAATTGCACAAACATGGGTAGTACGCAAACCAACTGAAGATGGTATAGTTACAGCTATTGAAGTGTTTAACGAAATGGGCGAAATTATTGTGCAATTTTTTGGTAAACGCAAACCAGGCATTCCAGAATTGGACATTTGGAGAAAAACCATTGAAAACTTAAATTAA
- a CDS encoding ABC transporter ATP-binding protein, producing the protein MIQICNLNHKVNNQFLLKNINLQVNKGELIAIVGPNGAGKSTFLSCVANEIPYQTEKFCFKNYDINHYKKQEIPLHRAKFSQHHSNEINLKNDEIVLMGRYPYFKAEPNKNDFEIVYKWMQKTETAHLTNRTYEQLSGGEKQRLHLARVFTQLENSIENKLLLLDEPLNNLDVAHQFKTLHLIKKFTQKNNTALVVLHDLNIASQFADRLILMNKSCIEMFDVPTKVLTQERLSRVYKYPCTITKHPENKNLIILFG; encoded by the coding sequence ATGATACAAATTTGTAATTTAAACCATAAAGTCAACAACCAATTTCTTTTAAAAAACATCAATTTACAAGTAAATAAAGGTGAGTTAATAGCTATTGTAGGACCTAATGGTGCAGGAAAATCAACCTTTTTAAGTTGTGTTGCAAATGAAATACCATATCAAACCGAAAAATTCTGCTTTAAAAACTATGATATCAATCATTATAAAAAACAAGAAATACCCTTGCATCGTGCCAAATTTTCACAACATCATTCAAATGAAATCAACTTAAAAAATGATGAAATTGTTTTAATGGGTAGATACCCTTATTTTAAGGCGGAACCTAATAAAAATGACTTTGAAATTGTTTACAAATGGATGCAAAAAACAGAAACAGCGCATTTAACAAATCGTACCTACGAACAATTGTCGGGCGGTGAAAAGCAGCGTTTGCATTTGGCTCGTGTATTCACTCAATTAGAAAATTCAATTGAAAACAAATTGCTTTTATTAGATGAACCTTTGAACAATTTAGATGTAGCACATCAATTTAAAACACTTCACTTAATTAAAAAATTCACTCAAAAAAATAACACTGCATTGGTAGTTTTACACGATTTAAACATTGCATCACAATTTGCCGACCGTTTAATTTTAATGAACAAGAGTTGCATTGAAATGTTTGATGTGCCAACAAAAGTACTTACGCAAGAACGCTTATCAAGGGTTTATAAATATCCTTGTACAATTACAAAACACCCTGAAAATAAAAACTTAATCATATTATTTGGATAA
- a CDS encoding FecCD family ABC transporter permease, with amino-acid sequence MKKKIAVYKRLFYIILLASLVTAMYLGAYDFNTSMLDSIYTYINTNNHTPDTYVLIELRLPRILMAILCGIGLAISGTSLQGLFKNPLASPDLIGITSGAVLFAALTIVFGGLIMHLLTDFLKYVLLSIMAFLGALLTMLFVYKMATANGKTHILILLLSGVAVSALTGAVTGFLTYLSTEEELRNITFWSLGSLAGANWWKVFIVSIVVVTGSFILIRKGKVLNALMLGEKEAAHLGFDIEKTKKQIIITTSLMVGCIVAFNGTIGFIGLVVPYILRFIFKSNYVILLPLSMLLGAVIMLIADTISRLVVLPAELPIGIITAIMGAPVFISILINYKRKLK; translated from the coding sequence ATGAAGAAAAAAATTGCTGTTTACAAACGCCTGTTTTACATAATTTTACTTGCTTCTTTGGTTACAGCAATGTATTTAGGTGCCTATGATTTTAACACTTCAATGTTAGATAGTATATATACCTATATAAATACAAACAACCACACACCAGATACGTATGTATTAATAGAATTGCGCTTACCGCGTATATTAATGGCGATATTATGTGGTATTGGATTAGCTATTAGCGGCACTAGTTTACAGGGGTTGTTTAAAAACCCTTTAGCATCGCCCGATTTAATAGGTATAACTTCGGGTGCTGTTTTATTTGCAGCTTTAACAATTGTTTTTGGAGGTTTGATAATGCATTTATTAACAGATTTTTTAAAGTATGTATTACTTAGCATTATGGCTTTTCTGGGAGCTCTACTAACAATGCTTTTTGTCTATAAAATGGCAACTGCAAACGGTAAAACGCACATATTAATTTTATTACTTTCGGGCGTAGCAGTTTCGGCTTTAACAGGCGCAGTTACAGGCTTTTTAACTTATCTATCAACCGAAGAAGAATTGCGAAACATTACCTTTTGGTCTTTAGGTAGTTTAGCAGGTGCAAACTGGTGGAAGGTTTTTATTGTAAGTATTGTGGTGGTTACTGGCAGTTTTATTTTGATACGCAAAGGTAAAGTTCTTAACGCTTTAATGTTAGGCGAAAAAGAAGCGGCTCATTTAGGATTTGATATCGAAAAAACAAAAAAACAAATCATAATTACTACCTCATTAATGGTTGGCTGCATTGTTGCTTTTAATGGTACCATTGGTTTTATAGGGTTAGTTGTACCGTATATTTTACGATTTATTTTTAAATCAAATTACGTTATTTTATTACCACTTTCAATGTTATTAGGTGCTGTGATTATGCTTATTGCCGATACAATAAGTAGACTAGTAGTTTTACCAGCCGAACTACCTATAGGTATTATAACTGCAATTATGGGCGCACCAGTGTTTATTTCGATTTTAATCAATTATAAAAGAAAATTAAAATGA
- a CDS encoding heme/hemin ABC transporter substrate-binding protein: MKKILSILALTLVLVSCKKNPETLSLPSVAESQKTDITRIVSLNGAITETLAALNVANNIVGKDVTSTFPTNLKAIDLGHVRSISAESILALKPTVVFGTTKEVNPTVTNQLKKANVSLVLINQEYSVIGTKNLITQIASTIKNKNYQPLIDEISNKTATIETFAKKPKVLFIYARGAGNLMVAGKETPLHSIIELAGAENAASALTDFKPLTPEALLTTNPDVILMFDSGLQSLGGINGLLKIEGVTATNAGKYKKIIAMDGHLLSGFGPRLGDAVIQLHNKLK, from the coding sequence ATGAAAAAAATTCTTTCAATTCTTGCCCTTACTTTAGTTTTGGTTAGTTGCAAAAAAAATCCAGAAACACTTAGTTTACCAAGCGTTGCAGAAAGTCAAAAAACTGACATTACACGTATTGTATCTTTAAATGGAGCAATAACTGAAACCCTTGCTGCTTTAAACGTTGCAAACAATATTGTTGGTAAAGATGTTACATCTACTTTCCCTACCAATTTAAAAGCAATAGATTTGGGTCATGTTCGATCTATATCTGCTGAAAGTATTTTGGCTTTAAAACCTACTGTTGTATTTGGAACCACAAAAGAAGTAAACCCTACAGTTACCAATCAATTAAAAAAGGCAAATGTATCCTTGGTATTAATTAACCAAGAATATAGTGTAATTGGAACCAAAAATTTAATTACCCAAATAGCTTCAACAATAAAAAACAAAAACTATCAACCACTTATAGATGAAATCTCAAACAAAACAGCAACGATTGAAACGTTTGCAAAAAAACCTAAAGTCCTTTTTATATATGCACGTGGCGCAGGAAATTTAATGGTGGCAGGTAAAGAAACTCCGTTACATAGCATTATAGAACTTGCAGGTGCCGAAAACGCAGCATCAGCATTAACCGATTTTAAACCTTTAACTCCTGAAGCATTACTTACAACAAATCCAGACGTTATATTAATGTTTGACAGTGGATTACAAAGTTTGGGCGGTATAAACGGATTATTAAAAATTGAAGGTGTTACTGCAACAAACGCAGGAAAATACAAAAAAATTATAGCTATGGACGGCCATTTACTATCAGGTTTTGGTCCTCGTTTAGGCGATGCTGTAATACAATTACACAATAAATTAAAATAA